Genomic DNA from Bacterioplanes sanyensis:
AACGCGTTGGACAATGCCGAGGAGTTGGTGCGCATTGCCAAAGGCAGCAATAAAACCATACTGACCAGCTGGATGGGCGAATACTCGGTTGAGCGAGCCAGAGAGCTGTTTGATCGCCACGCCATCCCTACCTTTGATACGCCGGACAACGCGATTAAATCCTACATGTACATGGTGCAGCATCAGCGTACCCAAGACATGTTGCGGGAAACGCCGCAAAGTTTGGAAATTCCCATGAGCAGTGCTTGTCGCCAGCTGGGTGACGATATTCAGTCACAGCATAAACCGGGTCGCTACCTGCCGCCAAACGACGCTTGGCGGTTATTAGAGGCCTACGGTTTTCCATTTGCAGAAAATCGTTTCTTCACCAGCCGCAAAGAAATTCACGCGGTCACTGAGCAGGTGCCAGGTCCCTGGGTATTGCGTGTTCATCATCAGCGCTATTTGTATCCGTTTGCATATGGCGACAACCCCAGAGAGCGTTTGCGCAGTGTGGCGCGTGAGCTGCACACGCCCAAGGACATTCCTGTGGCTGCCGACCGTCTGGAGGCGGCCATTCATGTCGCCTTTGCTGACAGTCCGGTATTGGGTTACACCCTGCAGACCATGCATCGAGCGCTGGACAATTTGCAGTTTTCATTCGGCATTGGCCGTGACAGTGAACTGGGGCCTTATTTGTTCTTTGGCGGCGGTGGTACGACGGCGGACATCCTGTCGGATCGCCAAGTGGCACTGCCGCCGCTGAATGCCAACTTGGCTAAGCAGCTGATAAAGCGCAGCCATTTTTATCAGGTCTTGCGCGAACGTTCGGATGACATTAAGCGTGAGCTGGTGACACTGGAGCGCTGGCTAGTGGCGCTGTCGCACATGGCGCTTAATCATCCTTGGCTGGCTGGTATGGAGGTCAATGCCATTCGCCAGCAAGTGGGACGTTACTTGGCCATTGGCGTCGCAGCGGAAGTGGGCGTCACAGTAAAAAGTGCGATCCAGCCGTATCCACTCGAGCTGGAGACCAGCTACGTCAGTCCGCGTGACAACGCCTATGCCATTCGCCCTATACGCGGCGAAGACGAGCCTGCGCTGGAGGCGTTCTACCGCCGCCTGAGCCCAGAGTCGCTGCGACTGCGATTCTTCTCGGCCCGGCGCCAGTTCGATCACAAAGAGCTGGCACGTTTCACCCAGATTGATTACGACCGGGAAATGGCGTTTGTCGCCTTGCGCGAGGAGTTGCTGTTTGGTGTCGCACGAGTATGGATCGACCCTGACGATGTTACCGCGGAGTTTGCTGTGATCATTGACGACAATTGCCGAGGAGAGGGGCTGGGTAAGGCGTTGATGGACACCATCATTGCATACCTGACAGAGCGTGGCGTATTGCAAATCTATGGCACTGTTTTGCCGCACAATCGTGGCATGCTGTCGCTGGCAGATCGGCTTGGATTTAGTCGTCGTAATAATCCCGAAGAGGGCGTGGTCGAAGTGGGTAAGTCATTGAATCCATTAAAATATAGCTGGCAGCGCAAGCGCATGTACCCGCTGTAATCGGTCTGCTATATTGATGACTATAATAATGACGTCGCGGCAAGTTGGCGCGAAATTTTTGGGCATCCAAGCGAGCTGAGTCTTCTTATTGGTTGCTATGGTCTCAAGGGGTATAACTTGATCAGGGTTCTTGTTGTTGACGATCACGAGCTGGTTCGCTCGGGAATTTCACGTCTGCTATCCGACAGCAAGGGAATTGAAGTAGTTGGGCAGGCTGCCAGTGGCGAAGATGCAGTGCAGTGGGTGCGCAATGACGCGCCGGATGTCATTTTGATGGATATTCATATGCCCGGCATTGGTGGTTTAGAGGCGACGCGTAAAATTTTACGCGCCCATCCGGAGGTGCACGTCATTGCGGTGACGGCACTGGACGACAACCCTTACGCAGCGCGTTTAATGCAAGCCGGTGCGTCGGGCTACATCACCAAAGGCGCCGATGCCGACGAAATGATCGGTGCCATCATCAAGGTGCGCTCCGGGCAGAAATACATCTCTCCTGAGATTGCCCAGCGCATGGCGCTAAAGCCGTTCCAGCAAGATCAAAAATCGCCGTTTGATGAGCTGTCTGAGCGTGAAATGCAGATCGCGTTAATGATAGTGGGCTGTCAAAAAGTGGCTGATATTAGCGAAAAGCTGTTTTTAAGTCCTAAAACCGTGAACAGCTACCGCTATCGGATTTTCGACAAGCTGGACATATCCAGCGATGTTGAACTGACGCTGCTGGCCATGCGCCACGGGCTGGTGAATCCAGTCAGCTAAGGTATGAGTCAGTTCGATATTCCCGCCTTTCTTAGCACCCTCACTCGCCGTGCGGGTGTTTATCGCATGTACGACGATGCAGCGGAGCTGCTGTACGTTGGCAAGGCCAAGAATTTAAAAAACCGGGTATCAAGTTACTTTCGCGCACGCGGTTTGAACGCCAAAACCGTCGCTCTGGTCGCCCGTATTGCGCGCATTGAGATTACCGTGACCGGCAGTGAGGCAGAGGCACTGCTGCTTGAGCAAACGCTGATCAAACAGCATCGACCGCCGTTTAACATCCTGTTAAAAGACGACAAGTCATATCCGTATCTGCACTTATCGCAGCACCCATTCCCCAGGCTCAGCTACCGCCGCGGCAAGCGGCGTGGCGATGGGCGCTTTTTTGGCCCGTATCCGAACTCGGGCGCGGTACGCGAGGCGCTCAACCATATGCAAAAGCTGTTTTTGCTGCGCTCGTGTGAAGACAGTTACTTCAATCATCGCAGCCGCCCGTGTTTGCAATATGAGATCCAGCGCTGCTCTGGCCCGTGTGTGGGCAAAATATCCCAAGCCGATTATCAGCGCGACACCGAACACGCCGTCCTGTTTGTGCAAGGCAAAAGTCGCGAATTAATGTCGGCTTTGCAGCAAGATATGGAACAGGCCTCGGAGACGCTGCAGTTTGAGCGCGCCGCTGAACTGCGCGATCAAATTGATCTGGTACGCCGCATTCAGGAAAAACAGCATGTCGAAGCCGAGAAGGGCGATGCGGATGCATGGGCATGGGCCGATTGGCAAGGCATCGAATGTTTGCATCGGTTGAGTTTTCGCCGTGGTCGACTGGTCAACAGTCAAAACTTCTTTCCAGACAACCCGGCAGGCTTGGATGTCAGCGAACTGATGGCCGAGTATTTGGGGCAGTTTTACCTTGGCGGACATGCGCCGGAGGGTGTACCGCGCGACATTATTGTTGATATCGACTCAGAGTTAATGGAGTCGGTGGTAGCGGCACTAGAGTTGTCGCAGCAACGCCGTTGTTATCACGTGCGCGGCGTGCGTGGCCAGCCTCGGCAATGGTTGCACATGGCGCAGGAGAACGCTCGCGCCGGGGCGCAAAATCAACTGTCAGCGGCGCAGGCCGCTAAACAAAAGCTGCTCGATGTGCAGGCGCTGTTGAAGTTGCCAGAAACGCCCAGGCGCATTGAGTGCTTTGACATCTCTCACTCTCAAGGTGAAGCTACCTTTGCCTCCTGCGTGGTGTACGATCAAGACGGGCTGAACAAAAGCCGTTACCGGCGCTTTGCCATCAAAGGCGTCGCGGCGGGCGACGATTATGCCGCCCTTGAGCAGGCCGTCAGGCGTCACTTGACGCGATTGCAAGAGCAGCAGGATTGTCCGGATTTGTTGTTGATTGATGGCGGTAAAGGGCAAATCGGTCGCATACAGACGTTGCTCGACGAGATGGGACTTGGCACCATTCACGCTTTCGGCATTTCCAAAGGCGAAACGCGCAAGTCCGGCTGGGAGTTTTTATGGTCGGCCGGTGTAGCGCAACCCATCGTGCCAGATGCTCACAACGATGGCTTTCGACTGTTGCAATGGGTGCGCGACGAATCGCACCGTTTCGCCATCACTGGCCACCGCAAAGCGCGGGCTAAAAGCCGCGGTCAGTCGGGGATTGAAGCCTTGCCGGGAGTTGGGCCCAAACGTCGCAAAGCGCTGTTATTGCATTTCGGTAGTTTAAAAAACATGACCGGTGCCGCGCGGGAAGAAATTGCTCGCGTTCCTGGCATCAGTAAAAAACTGGCAGACCAGATTTTCGCTCACCTGCACGGTGAAGCACAGGAGTAAAGCAACGCATGAACCTGCCCAATCTGTTGACCCTGAGTCGTATTGTGATGATCCCCTTGCTGGTGGTGTGCTACTACTGGGCGGGGCCGTCCGGCAAGCTCTGGGCTGCAGGCTTGTTTTGTTTGGCCGCCATCACCGACTGGTTTGATGGTTATCTGGCGCGGCGCTGGAATCAAACCACGCCATTAGGGGCGTTCCTCGACCCGGTGGCTGATAAGCTGATCGTCTCCGTGGCACTAATTCTGTTGGTCGAATCCCATGCGTCGTTGTGGTTGACCATTCCGGCCACCATCATCGTCGGCCGCGAAATTGTCATCTCTGCGCTGCGCGAATGGATGGCCGAGCTGGGCAAGCGCGCCAATATCGCCGTCTCCAATATCGGCAAAATAAAAACCGCCATGCAAATGAGTGCCATCACTTTGCTGTTAATTGCAGAGCTGCATACCTGGCTGGACTGGGTCGGCCTGACGTTATTGTACGGAGCAGCGGTACTGACCATTTGGTCGATGATGGTGTACCTCAAGGCCGCTTGGCCGCACTTGTCGACGCAGACAGAAGGGTAAAGTAGGCCTGTCGGATCTGCCTCGCGGATTTGGCAAAAGGCGCTAAGTATTTAAAAAGTAAGAAAAAACACTTGACGCCACAGCGCCAGACATTAAAATGCGCAGCACTTACGCGGGAATAGCTCAGTTGGTAGAGCACAACCTTGCCAAGGTTGGGGTCGCGAGTTCGAATCTCGTTTCCCGCTCCAATTCATTTCTTGAATTGATAAGTAGTCATCAGCTTGATGATATTGGCGCGATAGCAAAGTGGTTATGCCGCGGATTGCAAATCCGCTGACGCCGGTTCGATTCCGGCTCGCGCCTCCACATTTTGCGTATTCAGAGCACCCTGTGCCTGATTCCTGAACGGATGCGCGCACTCAGCCCGAGTGGTGGAATTGGTAGACACAGGAGACTTAAAATCTCCCGACCTAACGGTCGTGCCGGTTCAATTCCGGCCTCGGGCACCATCTACAGCAAGCTTTCCAGCCATAGCACTTACTAACTGAAGGTTGCTTTCATAATACCCAGTATGTAAGGATGCACAGAAAGCTCCAATCTGTCGCTGCTAACACCAAAAATTCTGCGCTTTTTCCCAGCATTTTTTTGCTTATGTTGCGCGGCCTTTCTCAGGCTACTTCACGATAAAAAGCGGCGTACTGCGCCTATTGCCTTGGCGCACTACCTGCCATGCGATACCAACCTGTTTGACTATTCGGTCATTTCGCTGCCCGCGATCGGGCAAGACTTTAGTGGTGATAAGTGCTTTGTAAAAACGTACCACCACGACCGCGCGCTACTGGCAGTGATTGATGGTGCAGGATGAGGTGAGCTGGCCGACAGCGCATCGGCTTTTGCCGCAAGAACGCTGGCCGAATGCTACGAAATGCCGCTGAGCGACATTGCGCGATTGATCGATGCGGGACTAAAAACATCCGCTTACGACCGGCCGGTCGATATTGCCATGATCAGGGTGCTACCAGAGCAGTTGGAGTTTTGTGCCATTGGCAATGTTGGCGTCCTAGTGGAGAGCACCTCGGGGATCAGTGTGCCGCTCCAGGACGGCAATCTTGGGCCGATGCCACCCAAAGAGATTCGCGTCCATCGCGTGCCACGGCCTGGCCGTTTCACCGCGGCCCTACATTCCGATGGGTTGTCCTTGCCGCACGAGTTCATCTTAGACATCAACAGCTCGGCGGATCATGTCGCCAGGCAACTGTACGACGTATCCGCGTTACCCGATGACGATGCCACCATCGTGGTATTTAGAGGTTGATATGAATAATGCACTCGCTCAAACCACCACCTTACGTCAGCAGCTGGCCAGCATCGTCGGCGCCATTCCTTACGGCATTATTGCTGTCTCAGAATACGGTGATGTCGAAATAGTCAATCATCCGGCGGTGGCGATGCTGGGGCATAAAAACAAGAGCCCGAAGGACTTTGTTGATGATGACATTGGCCTGATGATCGCTCTGGCACCCGACATATACGACAAATACGAGCGTTTGATTCTGTCCAGTAAACGCAGCTCGTTTATCGAGCCATGTCGGCCAACCGGGTTGGACACGGACTTGGTGGTGACTTGCCAGAAAATGCTCACCGGCACGCTGTTTGTGATTGAGGACCGCACGGAGCGCAAGGCGCTGTTGTACGATTTGTCTCACGATTTTCTGACTCGCTTGCTTAATCATCAGTATTTTGAGATTCGTTTGCGCTTGGCAGTGGAAAAATCCAAAGACAACGGCGCCTGCGCCACGTTTATTTTTATCGACCTGGATCGTTTTAAGTTGGTCGATGACATTGCTGGCCATGCCGCTGGCGACGACATGTTAAGGCGAGTTGCCATCGCGCTAGAAAGCTGTGTGAGTTCACAAGACGTGGTCGCTCGGCCGGGTGGAGATGAATTTGCTGTTCTGGTCTACAACGCCAGCACCAATCAAGCCAAAGACATTGCCCACAAAATGCTGAAAAAAGTGGAATCGTTAAAGCTGTTGTGCGCCGGCAAGGTGGTCGATGTGAGCTTATCGGCTGGCATTGCGGCCGTCGACAGTGAGCAATTTGAAGACATCAGGTTGCTGGTCAATGCTGCCGATGCGGCTTGCCGTTACGCCAAAAACGATGCCGAGACGCGAGTGCACCTGATCGAGTCGGATTACCGCGAGTATCGTAATTATTTGCAGGAGACCAACCTCAATCATGTGGTCAACGATGCCATAGCTAACGATGAGTTTTATTTGGTCGCACAAGAAATCCGTTCGCTGAACAGCGATAAACGTTTCTCACACTATGAGATTCTTATCCGGCTAAAAGACGAAGAGGGCAAAAACATTGCGCCGAATATTTTTATACCGGTGGCGGAGCGCTCGCGGGTAATGGCAAAAAATGATCGCTGGGTTATTCAGGAAGCTTTCTCGATGATGCGCCCGGACATGTGTTTATCGATCAACCTATCCGGCCAATCCTTCTCCGATTTGACCCTGGTAGAATTCATTGTCAACATGACCGACCGCTACCAGGTATCGCCTCGCAGCATCACCTTTGAGATCACAGAAACGGCAGCGATTGAAAACATCGATAAAACCAAGGAGTTTATATCTGCGCTGCGAAAGCTTGGGTATAAGTTCTCACTGGACGACTTTGGCACCGGTCTGTCTTCTTATCAGTATTTAAAAGACCTACCGGTCGATCACATCAAGATTGACGGCTATTTCGTGAAAGACATCGAAGCAGACACTATCTCTTGTGCCATGGTGCAATCGATTAACGATTTCGTGCATAAAATTGGCCTAAAGACCATCGCCGAATTTGTCTCCAGCGAAGGCATAGAAGACAAGCTAAAAGAGATGGGCGTGGATTACGCGCAAGGCTTTCACGTTGCCAGACCTGTGCCTCTGGCTGACATTGTCGCCGCTTGAGCCTCATCCGAGGGCTGACCACACAGTCTAATGCTTCGATTTGTGTCGGCGTTTTTCTTCGTACATGGCATTGTCTGCAATGCGCATCAACTCTTCCAACTCATAACCATGAGCGTCAGTGTAGGCAAAGCCAATGCTGGCCGACACAGATAGCGGTTCAATTCGACTGCCGTTGACAGCATCCACCGTGGCGCGCAAGCGTTCAATAATAACCAACAGCTGTTCGATGCTGGCAACGGGGTCGATTATCACCACAAATTCATCACCGCCAATACGCGCCGCCATATCGCCGCGGCGCAGGTCTTCTAGCAGCTGATTGCCCACCTGTTCCAGCACGTAATCCCCCGTGTCATGCCCGAGCTGGTCATTAATGGCTTTAAATCCGTTGAGGTCTAAAAATAACAGTGCCACGCTGGCTTTGGTGCGCTCTGCGGTCGACAGCAGGCGGTTGGCGTACTCTTCAAAATGATAGCGATTGGGCAAGCCGGTGAGGGTGTCGTAATTGGCTTTCTGGTACAGCTGCTGCCGCTGTGCCTCTTCCAAGGCTTCAAACCGGGAATGAATGGTGAACATTTGTCGGTATAGGGTCGGCAGCACGATCAGGGCCAGCGCCACGACGACAAACCATCCCCATTTGATGTCCGACCAGATCACTTGCCGGTCAAAGTTCAGCTCCAAGGCGTAGTCTCGAAATGGAATCTCGCGGCTGAGCTGCAGTGGCGGTAGCCACTTCAGCACATGGCTACCCGAACCATACGCCGCTGACTGACCCACAACCCCAAAGCGCTGCTCGCCTACCACGGCATTTAGGTTAACGCTTAAGTTCCAGTCGTCATTGACGGTGGGGAGTAGGTCACTGACCTTCACCACCAAAATAGAAAGAAACTGGGGCCGCTGCTGCTGCAGTACGGTTTGCATCATCACCATCACCGGCTCGTCATCCAATAACAAAAACGGTTCGGTTAATACGATCTGCTCGCTTAACTGTTCAGGAAAGTGATTGGCAATAAAGTCTATGGTGCTCAAATCCAAACCTAACTGGGACGCCAGAAACGTCGGCTCCACCATAATCACTGGAATGGACTGCTCGCCTTGCAACTCGGTACGTCGCACTAACCCTTCGCCATCCACCAGCTGTAATAGGGTGGGTTCCTCGCCCTGCGAGTCCATCAACGCGCTGTAGTACCCCCAGTCTTCCTGGCTCACAAACTGCGCCGCTTGAAACATATGTACATGGGAAAACCGACTGGCCATGATGCTGGCGTAGTGACGCGCTGATTGAATCTCCAGATTTGGTTTGTCCTTAAAGTAAGTGTACAGACCCACCAGCAGCGTTTCGTTTTGTGCCATCTTTTCGCGTACATATTGGCTGATAACATTGGCTTCTGACTCAAACTCATTTTCCAGGCTTTGCATATTCCAAAACCAGGACAACACCAGCGACCCGATAAGCCCCAAGACCGTGGCGACGGTTAACATGCTGTACAGCACATTGATGCGCGTTTGTTTGTTCAGAACTGCGATCATTCGGGTGTCGTCCTTGAAACCTAAACACTGCTGATGAGCGGTAAACGACAGCGCTGAAAGCCGTCGTCCATTCCTTAGAGCATAGCCTGCACGGTACAGCCGGGCAGCGATAATCAGATCTTTGGCAGGAGAGGGCGCTCGGCGCCGCGCCTGACCGATAGCGAGGCGTTGCTCGCCCTAGCGCGGTGATCTATACCTAATTGAGAACACGACGTGAGCAACGAGCAGCTGCTGTATGGGTCAGCGTAGCAAACACCAATGGTCTGATGCATGTGGATGATTCGATGGCTGTTGCCACTGATGTTGCTGCATGCCTTCGCTCATGCCGATGATGGTCGCGCTACTGACGTCAACGGTGCTGATGGCCATAGCACAGGCGCTCGCTGGAGCGCAGAAGAGCAGGCTTTTCTAGCGCAACATCCGGTGATCAGTGTATCCAATGAAATGGACTGGCCGCCTTTCGATTTTGTCGACGACGGCGCTCCGTCTGGCTACAGCATTGATGTCCTCGAAAAAATATCCAACATTCTTGGCATTCGTTTTCGTTACATCAACGGACATGACTGGGCGACCCTGTATGACATGTTCGAAAAGCGGGAAATTGATGTCATCCATCCCTTGTACAAAACCCCAGAACGAGAGCAAGCCGGACTCTTCACCACAGCGCTGTACGCAGGCCGGCATCATTTTATTACGCTAAAAGATGCAGACGCTATTGAGTCGGCTGAACAGTTACAAGGGCAGACCATTGCGGTCATTCGTGGCTACGCCACCGCCGAATTTATGGAGCAAAGATACCCCGACGTCGATCTGCATTACACACATAGCCTGGAGGAGTCACTTGCAGCCGTAACCGGCGGCGTTGCATTGGCAACCATCGAAATCAAGGACGTCGCGCGCTACGCGCTGCAGCAGGAGGGGCGAGAGAGCCTGCGAATCAATAGCTGGTTCCGAGATTTGGATTACACCCGAGACAACAATCTGTACTACGCCGTCCGCAAAGACTGGCCCATCCTGCGGGATTTGTTCAACAAAGCACTGAATAGGATCAGTGTGTCGGAGTACGAAGCACTGCGCCTCAAATGGTTTGGAAGCCATCTGACCACGCGAATACCGCTGACGCCGGAAGAAGAAGCCTGGTTACAGTCCAACCCGGAAATCACCGTCAGTAACGAGGCCAACTACCCACCGTTTAACTTTTCCAATGGCGACCAGCCGCAAGGCTACAGTGTCGATATTTTAAATCTGGTGGCAGATCGCATCGGCGTTCGATTGAACTACACACCGGAAACTACCTTTGAGCAGCTGCTGCAAGGATTTAAAGATGGTGACATCGATCTGCTTCATAGCGCTGCAAAAACGCCTGAGCGCGAAAAAATCGCGCTTTATTCCAACAGTTATATCACCTTCAGAACCCGCTTCGCGACCCGTACCAATGTTGCAGACATCGAAAGCTTTGACGATCTGAATGGTAAAACCGTAGCGGCGGGGAAAGGGTGGTTTCAGGAGGAGTTTATCCGCACGCATTATCCCGGCATCAATTTGTTGTTGGTTGACAGTGCCGAGGACATGCTCGATGCCGTGGCATCGGAAGAGGCAGACGCCACTATTATGAATGAAAAAACCATTGCGTACTTGTTTTCCCGTGTCGGCTACACCGGGCTGAAGGTGTCCGGATGGGCGCGCGAACTGGACAATGATCGAATCCAAAAGTACTACTTTCTAACCCAGCCCGATGCCCCGGTTTTAAATAGCCTGATCAACAAGGCGTTGGGTTCATTAAGCACCCGCGACCTTGAAGATGCGCGTAGCAAATGGTTTGGCAGCGTCAGTCAGGGCCTGCCAATGGTGCCGATCAGCGAAGCAGAGGCTGATTATCTGCGAGCTAAAGGGGAAATCACTTATTGCGCTGACCCGGCTTGGTATCCGTTTGAATACATCGATGAACACGGCGTCCAAGGGCTCACTCGCGACTACATCAGTCTCATTACGCAACGCACAGACATGCTGGTAAATCTGGTACGAACCGAATCCTGGGTTGAGACCATTGAAGCGCTAAAGGATCGTCGCTGCGATATGGCCTTGCAAATTGCCGAAACCGACAGCCGGCTAGAGTTTCTTGATTTTACACCGCCCTATTTGTTTTTCCCCCAAGTGGTGGTCACTGTAAACGATGCGCCGTTTATCAGTGGCACCAAGGAAGTGCTGGACGAAACAATAGCCGCGGTCGCTGGGTATGCCATCGTTGAGATTCTAAAAAATAAGTACCCGGATATGGAGATTGTCGAGGTTGCCAATCATGAACAAGGGGTAAGGAAAGTTCTGGAAGGTGAGGTGTTTGGATTTATTGACTTCTTACCATCCGCGAGTCGGGCAATTTCAGATTATGGCGCTGGCTCGTTAAAAATATCCGGCAATTTGGATGAGAAAATCTCTCTCAGTGCTGGTATCCGAAACGACGAACCAGAGCTTACATCGCTCATGAGCAAAGCCATCGAGTCCATTTCTGATCGCCAACACAGAAACATCATGGACAAATGGCTCACCATCAAATACGAGCAAAGCTTTGATTATTCTTTGTTGTGGAAAGTGTTGGCGGTCGTGGCGGCCGTGCTGCTGCTGTTCGCCTACCGTAGCCGACAAGTCGCCATTCACAACAAGGAAGTGATGGCCATCAACGCTCAGCTAGAAGACGCCATCGTGGTGCTAAAAAGAACCCAGAGCAAACTGGTCGAAAGCGAGAAAATGACCACCCTTGGCAGAGTGTTATACGGCGTTGCGCACGAACTCAATACGCCGTTGGGCGTCTGTTTGACTGCCTGCTCCATGCTGCAAGATGACCTGGAATCCACGGCAGAAGCGTCTCATCGAGGCGGCTTATCCAAATCCGAACTGAGGCATTACTTTGCCGACAAGGAAGAGGTATTGAAGCTCATTGACAGCAACCTGCGCCGCTCAGCGGAATTGGTGTCGGTGTTTAAACAGCTATCGCCAGAGGAATATGGCGATGAGCTAGATGAAGTCAATGTGCTCGATTTTCTGACGTATGTGATTTCTCGCTTTAGCCATCTGATTCAGGACAAACAGATTCAAGTCCGCTATAAGGTGGCGGAACAGCTCGTCATCGTGACCCATCCGCGTGCGCTGGAAGTGGTGCTAAATCAGCTCATCAACAACGTGCTGGACCATGCATTTAATGACGCCAGCAGTGATCGGCAGCTGACCTTGTCAGCCTCATTGGCAGGTGAATGTGTAAATATTCAATTGCATGACAACGGCCAGGGCATTGACGAAGAGATCATCAAAAAAGTCTTTCAACCCTTTTACACCACCGCACGAACCAAGGGCAAAACGGGACTGGGGCTGAGCATCGTTCACAATTTGGTGGTGCACAGGCTGAATGGCAGCATTGAATACGCCGAAGGGTGTCCTGGAGAGCACGATAAAGGCACCTGCTGCCTATTGACGCTGCCTGTTAGTCTGACCAGTGGCCCAACCTAAGGCCTAATACGATGAGTGATTACCACTTGGCGAACAGCACCGACAGGTCTTCGCGGAAATCGAGGTAATCGTTTTCACCCATGTTCAGCTGATCGAAGTAGACGTCTTTGAGCTCATCCCAGTGGCTATCGTCCTGGCCGTAAATCAGATGACTGACGATGTTGTCAGCAATTTTGAGCGTTGCCATCATCATGTTTTCATCGGTGTTGGCGCCAAAGTCAAAAAAGGCCACTTCGTGGTGACAGAGGATAACCTTGCAAATGCTTCGCGGCAGTTTCCAACCATTGGCTATCAGGTAACCCACCACAGCATGAGTGGTGTGATAGCGATGGTCTTCATAATCGGTCAACATCAAAGTGCGA
This window encodes:
- a CDS encoding sensor domain-containing diguanylate cyclase; its protein translation is MIAVLNKQTRINVLYSMLTVATVLGLIGSLVLSWFWNMQSLENEFESEANVISQYVREKMAQNETLLVGLYTYFKDKPNLEIQSARHYASIMASRFSHVHMFQAAQFVSQEDWGYYSALMDSQGEEPTLLQLVDGEGLVRRTELQGEQSIPVIMVEPTFLASQLGLDLSTIDFIANHFPEQLSEQIVLTEPFLLLDDEPVMVMMQTVLQQQRPQFLSILVVKVSDLLPTVNDDWNLSVNLNAVVGEQRFGVVGQSAAYGSGSHVLKWLPPLQLSREIPFRDYALELNFDRQVIWSDIKWGWFVVVALALIVLPTLYRQMFTIHSRFEALEEAQRQQLYQKANYDTLTGLPNRYHFEEYANRLLSTAERTKASVALLFLDLNGFKAINDQLGHDTGDYVLEQVGNQLLEDLRRGDMAARIGGDEFVVIIDPVASIEQLLVIIERLRATVDAVNGSRIEPLSVSASIGFAYTDAHGYELEELMRIADNAMYEEKRRHKSKH
- a CDS encoding transporter substrate-binding domain-containing protein, with protein sequence MIRWLLPLMLLHAFAHADDGRATDVNGADGHSTGARWSAEEQAFLAQHPVISVSNEMDWPPFDFVDDGAPSGYSIDVLEKISNILGIRFRYINGHDWATLYDMFEKREIDVIHPLYKTPEREQAGLFTTALYAGRHHFITLKDADAIESAEQLQGQTIAVIRGYATAEFMEQRYPDVDLHYTHSLEESLAAVTGGVALATIEIKDVARYALQQEGRESLRINSWFRDLDYTRDNNLYYAVRKDWPILRDLFNKALNRISVSEYEALRLKWFGSHLTTRIPLTPEEEAWLQSNPEITVSNEANYPPFNFSNGDQPQGYSVDILNLVADRIGVRLNYTPETTFEQLLQGFKDGDIDLLHSAAKTPEREKIALYSNSYITFRTRFATRTNVADIESFDDLNGKTVAAGKGWFQEEFIRTHYPGINLLLVDSAEDMLDAVASEEADATIMNEKTIAYLFSRVGYTGLKVSGWARELDNDRIQKYYFLTQPDAPVLNSLINKALGSLSTRDLEDARSKWFGSVSQGLPMVPISEAEADYLRAKGEITYCADPAWYPFEYIDEHGVQGLTRDYISLITQRTDMLVNLVRTESWVETIEALKDRRCDMALQIAETDSRLEFLDFTPPYLFFPQVVVTVNDAPFISGTKEVLDETIAAVAGYAIVEILKNKYPDMEIVEVANHEQGVRKVLEGEVFGFIDFLPSASRAISDYGAGSLKISGNLDEKISLSAGIRNDEPELTSLMSKAIESISDRQHRNIMDKWLTIKYEQSFDYSLLWKVLAVVAAVLLLFAYRSRQVAIHNKEVMAINAQLEDAIVVLKRTQSKLVESEKMTTLGRVLYGVAHELNTPLGVCLTACSMLQDDLESTAEASHRGGLSKSELRHYFADKEEVLKLIDSNLRRSAELVSVFKQLSPEEYGDELDEVNVLDFLTYVISRFSHLIQDKQIQVRYKVAEQLVIVTHPRALEVVLNQLINNVLDHAFNDASSDRQLTLSASLAGECVNIQLHDNGQGIDEEIIKKVFQPFYTTARTKGKTGLGLSIVHNLVVHRLNGSIEYAEGCPGEHDKGTCCLLTLPVSLTSGPT